In the genome of Fulvivirga maritima, one region contains:
- a CDS encoding helical backbone metal receptor: MQGYGIKELNDHKGDEGKRPRCPKIISLVPSITELLYHLDIQNQIVGVTKFCIHPKSFTKSIPKIGGTKNFKFDVIDKLKPDLIIGNKEENYKEGIEHLQNKYSVLLTDIKTIPEAIQMISDIGAITNRNDQAENIIDQINQGLLNLQKKEAKKVLYLIWNNPYMAAGGDTYISHVMETLGWENALKNVPRYPTLTPKKIAALKPDLILLSSEPFPFKEKHKKELEAVIPTSKIHLVDGEMFSWYGSRIIQALSYFNKLQF; the protein is encoded by the coding sequence ATGCAAGGTTACGGAATTAAAGAGCTTAATGATCATAAGGGTGATGAGGGGAAGAGGCCTCGTTGCCCGAAGATCATATCCCTGGTGCCCTCCATTACAGAACTTCTCTATCATCTTGATATTCAAAATCAGATAGTTGGTGTAACCAAATTTTGTATACATCCAAAAAGTTTTACTAAGTCTATTCCCAAAATAGGAGGCACAAAAAACTTTAAGTTTGACGTCATTGACAAGCTCAAGCCCGACTTGATCATTGGCAATAAAGAAGAAAACTATAAAGAAGGGATAGAACATCTTCAGAATAAATATTCCGTTTTACTAACTGATATCAAAACCATTCCTGAGGCAATTCAAATGATCAGTGATATTGGGGCTATTACCAATAGAAATGATCAGGCTGAAAATATTATTGATCAGATTAACCAAGGTCTGTTAAACCTTCAAAAAAAGGAGGCGAAAAAGGTGCTCTATCTCATTTGGAATAATCCATACATGGCAGCCGGAGGTGATACCTATATTAGTCATGTTATGGAAACATTAGGATGGGAAAACGCACTTAAGAATGTGCCCAGGTATCCGACCTTGACCCCAAAGAAAATAGCAGCTCTTAAACCAGATTTGATTTTGCTGTCTTCAGAGCCATTTCCCTTTAAAGAAAAGCATAAGAAAGAGCTTGAAGCAGTGATTCCTACATCTAAAATTCATTTGGTAGATGGAGAAATGTTTTCCTGGTATGGGTCCAGGATCATTCAAGCTCTCTCTTATTTCAATAAATTACAATTCTGA
- a CDS encoding 3-phosphoshikimate 1-carboxyvinyltransferase, with translation METKKLLIKKHNKLQPTTISLPASKSIANRALIIDALCETQSDIQNISEARDTQTMLRLLASEDDTWDVLDAGTTMRFLTAFAAATKDEKILTGTARMQERPIKVLVEALTKLGASITYLNNDGYPPIKVNKIKDQITDELEVPGNISSQYISALLMIAPTLPKGLKVNLIGEIGSKPYIDMTLAVMKSFGVSASWNGNSLIIAPQKYQPTEYTVEPDWSAASYWYSFVALSDEAEVMLTDLKDDSIQGDRKMADFMADLGVSTTFTKDGAILSKCAHKKEASIDFTHCPDLAQTVAVICAIKGIECHMTGLESLRIKETDRISALQNELAKFGGQLIETSSKWTLIPASELPEVNQPEFDTYHDHRMAMAFAPLSTQFDIVINDPSVVNKSYPSYWEDVKKAGFEISEL, from the coding sequence GTGGAAACAAAAAAACTCTTAATAAAAAAGCACAATAAACTACAACCCACTACTATATCTCTGCCTGCTTCTAAAAGTATAGCTAACCGTGCTTTGATTATAGACGCACTTTGCGAAACACAGTCTGACATACAAAATATTTCGGAAGCCAGAGATACTCAGACCATGCTTCGCTTGCTAGCCTCTGAAGATGATACCTGGGATGTGTTAGACGCTGGCACCACTATGCGCTTTTTAACCGCTTTTGCTGCTGCCACAAAAGACGAAAAAATATTAACAGGAACGGCCAGAATGCAGGAAAGGCCTATAAAAGTATTAGTAGAAGCCCTCACTAAATTAGGAGCTAGTATTACTTATTTAAACAACGACGGCTACCCTCCCATTAAGGTAAATAAAATAAAAGATCAGATTACTGATGAGCTTGAAGTGCCTGGAAACATTAGCAGCCAGTACATATCAGCGCTATTAATGATAGCACCCACCTTGCCTAAAGGACTTAAAGTAAACCTTATAGGTGAAATAGGCAGCAAGCCCTATATTGACATGACCTTAGCGGTAATGAAATCATTTGGAGTATCTGCCAGCTGGAATGGTAATAGCCTTATTATAGCACCGCAAAAATACCAGCCTACTGAATATACTGTAGAGCCAGACTGGTCCGCTGCTAGCTACTGGTATAGCTTTGTAGCTTTATCCGATGAGGCGGAGGTCATGCTTACTGACCTTAAAGACGACTCTATACAAGGAGACCGAAAAATGGCTGATTTTATGGCTGATTTAGGTGTATCTACAACCTTCACTAAAGATGGCGCCATCCTTTCTAAATGCGCACATAAAAAGGAAGCCAGCATCGATTTCACCCATTGTCCTGACCTCGCTCAGACCGTGGCTGTAATCTGCGCTATAAAAGGTATAGAGTGCCATATGACTGGCCTTGAAAGCCTAAGAATAAAAGAGACCGATAGAATTAGTGCTTTGCAAAATGAACTGGCAAAATTCGGCGGCCAACTCATTGAAACTTCCAGCAAATGGACTTTAATTCCGGCTTCTGAACTTCCTGAGGTCAACCAACCTGAGTTTGATACTTATCATGATCATAGAATGGCCATGGCTTTTGCTCCCTTAAGCACTCAGTTCGATATAGTTATTAATGATCCTTCTGTAGTCAATAAATCATACCCCAGCTACTGGGAAGATGTGAAAAAGGCCGGCTTCGAAATATCAGAATTGTAA
- the aroB gene encoding 3-dehydroquinate synthase: MEISESIKFTEKAAEELINLLNTSSYNKIAVLVDENTKAHCYPLLERYLPQHTLVEINSGESHKTLETCTYIWQELTSAAFDRKSLFINLGGGVIGDMGGFCASTYKRGIDFINIPTTLLSQVDASVGGKLGIDFNGYKNHIGLFKEPIAVIIDQTFLKTLPANELRSGFAEVIKHHLIADKSGWDKLQTLRFPDIAWNECVKHSVKIKSDVVENDPLESGMRKILNFGHTIGHAIESYLLNNNRAILHGEAIAAGMICESFISLKRGYINEEELKQIEKYVLNIFDKLNILETDLEGINQYLIQDKKNRENKVLASLLQKVGEANWDISISNTEATEAIIYYNNL, encoded by the coding sequence GTGGAAATAAGTGAAAGTATAAAATTCACAGAAAAAGCGGCGGAAGAATTAATAAACCTTCTAAACACCAGCAGTTACAATAAAATAGCCGTGCTTGTAGATGAAAATACCAAAGCACATTGCTACCCACTGCTGGAGAGATACCTTCCGCAGCATACTCTGGTTGAAATCAATAGTGGAGAAAGCCATAAAACGCTTGAAACATGCACTTATATATGGCAAGAGCTTACCTCTGCGGCCTTTGATCGCAAATCATTATTTATTAATCTCGGTGGCGGGGTCATCGGAGATATGGGAGGGTTTTGTGCCAGCACCTACAAAAGAGGTATAGATTTCATTAATATCCCTACCACGCTACTCTCACAAGTAGACGCCAGTGTAGGTGGCAAGTTGGGCATTGACTTCAATGGTTATAAAAATCACATCGGTCTATTCAAAGAGCCGATTGCTGTTATTATAGATCAAACCTTCTTAAAAACGCTTCCCGCTAATGAACTGCGTTCTGGCTTTGCTGAAGTGATCAAACACCACCTTATTGCTGATAAAAGCGGATGGGATAAGCTACAAACACTTCGTTTTCCGGATATTGCTTGGAATGAATGTGTTAAACACTCTGTAAAAATAAAATCAGATGTAGTAGAAAATGATCCGTTGGAATCTGGGATGAGAAAAATTCTGAATTTTGGCCATACCATCGGGCATGCTATAGAAAGCTATTTACTCAATAACAATAGAGCCATTTTGCATGGAGAAGCAATAGCTGCAGGCATGATCTGCGAAAGCTTTATAAGCCTAAAACGTGGATATATCAACGAAGAAGAACTCAAGCAAATAGAAAAGTATGTCCTAAATATTTTTGATAAACTGAATATTTTAGAGACTGACTTAGAAGGAATAAATCAATACCTTATTCAGGATAAGAAAAATAGGGAAAATAAAGTCCTGGCCTCTCTACTACAAAAAGTGGGAGAAGCTAATTGGGACATCAGTATATCAAACACAGAAGCTACTGAGGCTATTATTTACTATAATAACCTTTAA
- the pheA gene encoding chorismate mutase, which yields MKEVVNIDDLRGKIDSIDHQLLKLLNERMELVKTIGNIKKTTNASIYRPEREKAIIDRLTSDSKGMLDKGAIEAIFLEIFAVSRNIELPEKVAYLGPEGSFTHQAAEARFGAMGEYISLKTIQSVFEAVNTERVRFGIIPIENNQQGMVSDTINVLCDYDINIVAEVPMPIQFSFASKNENIKTIKKVYSKDIAFKQCGKFVDEYFDKSVELIPVDSTSKASKLASLEENSAAICSHIAAKMYHLPILFHNIEDSPDNYTRFLIISKNFNNVSSGNDKTTILVKLSNDNEPGSLASFLQGFHENGINLTKIESYPAKEGKDFKYWFLVEFEGHKDDEKVKVIMEDPLITVKWLGSYPKFC from the coding sequence ATGAAAGAAGTTGTAAACATAGACGACCTCAGAGGTAAAATAGACTCCATAGATCATCAGCTTTTAAAGCTACTCAATGAACGAATGGAACTCGTAAAAACCATTGGTAATATTAAAAAAACTACCAACGCGAGTATTTACCGTCCTGAAAGAGAAAAAGCTATCATAGACAGACTAACCTCTGACAGCAAGGGAATGTTAGATAAAGGTGCGATTGAAGCCATATTTCTTGAAATTTTTGCTGTTAGTAGAAATATTGAGCTTCCCGAAAAAGTCGCCTATTTGGGTCCTGAAGGCAGTTTTACCCATCAGGCAGCCGAAGCCAGATTTGGTGCTATGGGTGAATATATTAGCCTTAAAACCATTCAATCAGTATTTGAGGCGGTAAACACCGAAAGGGTACGATTTGGAATAATCCCTATTGAGAACAATCAACAAGGTATGGTGAGTGACACCATTAATGTGCTATGCGATTATGACATTAACATAGTAGCAGAAGTACCTATGCCTATTCAGTTTTCATTTGCTTCAAAAAATGAAAATATAAAAACCATTAAAAAAGTTTACTCTAAAGATATTGCCTTTAAGCAATGTGGAAAGTTTGTAGATGAATACTTTGACAAAAGTGTAGAGCTCATACCGGTAGATTCTACCTCTAAAGCCTCTAAGCTGGCTTCCTTGGAAGAAAATTCGGCTGCGATCTGCTCCCATATTGCGGCTAAAATGTATCATTTGCCTATTCTATTTCATAATATAGAAGACAGTCCTGATAACTACACTCGCTTTTTGATCATTAGTAAAAACTTCAATAATGTGTCTAGTGGAAATGACAAAACCACTATTCTGGTGAAGCTGTCTAATGACAATGAACCGGGGAGCCTTGCCTCTTTTCTACAAGGATTCCATGAAAATGGCATTAACCTTACTAAAATAGAAAGCTACCCGGCAAAAGAAGGTAAAGATTTCAAATATTGGTTTTTGGTAGAGTTTGAAGGTCATAAAGATGATGAAAAGGTGAAGGTGATTATGGAAGATCCCCTCATTACAGTAAAATGGCTAGGCAGCTACCCTAAATTCTGTTAA
- a CDS encoding proline dehydrogenase family protein, producing MQLKSNISFNDTSVAFQAKSDEALRKANFVFSVVNNPYISKMSMVAVKAALAIRLPIKWIIKKTVFEHFCGGETIQDSLQSIKDLNAYNVGAILDYSVEGVDTTSNYEKVKKQIIDTIVTASKTEGIPFSVFKVTGIGSTSSLRKRQSKEKFTKKDHSNYEKLKGRVEDICEAAYQNNVPILIDAEESWIQDSIDEIVYEMMAKYNKEKAVVFNTYQMYRSDMLGNLKNAFHYAAMGNYYLGAKLVRGAYMEKERDRAEDKGYESPIHPNKDAVDNDFNKALSFCMDNKQRISFMCGSHNEYSNLYLTLLMEKHGMKNDDPRVFFAQLYGMSDNISFNLAEAGYNVVKYLPYGPVKAVMPYLFRRATENTSVAGQSSRELTLIRAELKRRKEAK from the coding sequence ATGCAATTAAAATCTAACATATCTTTTAACGATACATCAGTAGCGTTTCAGGCTAAATCTGATGAGGCTTTGCGTAAAGCCAATTTTGTATTTTCAGTCGTTAACAACCCTTATATATCTAAGATGTCTATGGTGGCCGTAAAGGCAGCACTTGCGATTCGATTACCCATTAAATGGATTATTAAGAAAACGGTTTTTGAACATTTTTGCGGTGGCGAGACCATTCAGGATAGTTTACAATCTATTAAAGACTTAAATGCATATAATGTTGGTGCTATTCTTGATTATTCTGTGGAGGGTGTGGATACCACTAGTAATTATGAGAAGGTAAAAAAGCAGATTATAGATACTATCGTTACAGCTTCTAAAACTGAAGGTATTCCTTTTAGTGTGTTCAAAGTTACTGGTATTGGTTCTACCTCATCGCTAAGAAAAAGGCAGTCTAAAGAAAAGTTTACTAAGAAAGATCATAGTAATTATGAAAAGCTGAAAGGCAGGGTGGAAGATATTTGTGAAGCAGCTTATCAAAATAACGTTCCTATTTTGATTGACGCTGAAGAGTCCTGGATACAAGATTCTATTGATGAGATTGTGTATGAGATGATGGCTAAGTATAATAAGGAAAAAGCAGTTGTGTTTAATACTTATCAGATGTACAGGTCTGACATGCTTGGCAATTTAAAAAATGCATTTCACTATGCTGCTATGGGTAATTACTACCTGGGAGCTAAGCTGGTGCGTGGTGCTTATATGGAGAAAGAGAGAGATAGAGCTGAAGATAAAGGATATGAAAGTCCTATCCATCCTAATAAAGATGCGGTAGACAATGATTTTAATAAGGCGCTTTCTTTTTGCATGGATAACAAGCAGCGGATAAGCTTCATGTGTGGTTCTCATAATGAGTACAGCAATCTTTATCTTACTTTGTTAATGGAAAAGCATGGGATGAAAAATGATGATCCCAGGGTTTTCTTTGCTCAGCTATATGGAATGAGTGATAATATTTCGTTTAACCTGGCAGAGGCTGGTTATAATGTAGTGAAATATTTACCTTATGGACCAGTAAAAGCTGTAATGCCTTATTTATTTAGAAGGGCTACTGAAAATACCTCTGTAGCAGGTCAAAGTAGTAGAGAGCTCACTTTGATTAGAGCTGAATTGAAGAGAAGAAAAGAAGCGAAATAA